In a genomic window of Zingiber officinale cultivar Zhangliang chromosome 9B, Zo_v1.1, whole genome shotgun sequence:
- the LOC122022401 gene encoding 65-kDa microtubule-associated protein 3-like isoform X2, which produces MARVSTDQLLQLETTCGSLLYELQIIWDEVGETDTERDKMLLELERECLEVYRRKVDQANRCRAQLRQAIADSEAELATICSSMGEPPVHTRQSIQKVGSLKEELKSITPQLEEMRKRKGERLNQFSEVEQQIRNISVEIMATEYNPSRHVVDESDLSIRKLEELCRYLESLQKEKSDRLKQIMDHLSTLNALCSVLGVDFKETIREIHPSLDDAKASKSVCSATIERLATAIGRLRDIKIERMQKLQDFASTMLELWNLMDTPIEEQQFFQNVACNIAASEEEITEANTLSVNFLSCVEAEVLRLEQLKVIKMKELILRKKAELKELGRRAHLVVEAENGAEVAISAIESGAIDACLVLEQIGCQIATVKEEAFNRKDILERVEKWLTACEEEAWLEEYNRDENRYNAGRGAHLTLKRAEKARALVNKIPGIVDTLVAKITQWEKERAIGFTYDGVRLLSMLEKYAIVRQEKEQERKRQRDQKKLQGQLIAEQEALYGSKPSPSKPQSAKKVGPNRRLSLGGAAALQTPKSDYMHSAKSTRSVKMTDDLGAKGLDIAGLPVKKLSYNNAMTTYQGVQRKPFAPVAPVNSIPLTPSKSLIANALEENKIPNAMLSPTPKTPATAAAVLMHVATTPAPTCLFNEALVKVVAPVDETEYSFEERRLAFYVGGK; this is translated from the exons ATGGCTCGTGTATCTACCGATCAGCTATTACAATTGGAGACAACATGTGGATCTCTTCTATACGAGCTTCAG ATTATATGGGACGAGGTAGGTGAGACTGATACAGAAAGGGACAAGATGCTACTTGAACTAGAACGGGAGTGCCTTGAGGTGTATAGAAGAAAGGTTGATCAGGCTAACCGTTGTAGGGCTCAGCTGCGACAAGCAATTGCTGACTCTGAAGCTGAGCTTGCAACCATATGTTCTTCAATGGGTGAGCCGCCAGTTCACACGAGGCAG TCCATTCAAAAAGTAGGCAGTTTAAAAGAGGAGCTGAAGTCCATAACACCGCAACTAGAGGAGATGAGAAAGAGGAAAGGTGAGAGATTGAATCAATTTTCAGAAGTAGAGCAACAGATAAGAAATATCTCAGTTGAGATCATGGCTACTGAGTACAACCCATCGAGGCATGTTGTTGATGAATCTGATTTATCCATTAGAAAGCTTGAAGAATTGTGCAGATACCTAGAGTCGCTGCAAAAGGAGAAG AGTGACCGCTTGAAACAGATCATGGATCACTTGTCAACTCTGAATGCTTTATGTTCTGTTCTTGGTGTTGATTTCAAAGAAACAATAAGAGAGATACACCCTAGTTTAGATGATGCTAAAGCTTCCAAGAGTGTCTGCAGTGCCACAATTGAAAGGCTTGCTACTGCCATTGGCAGATTAAGAGACATTAAGATAGAGAGGATGCAGAAG CTTCAAGATTTTGCATCTACAATGCTGGAGTTATGGAATTTGATGGATACGCCTATTGAAGAGCAACAGTTTTTTCAGAACGTTGCCTGCAACATAGCTGCTTCAGAAGAAGAAATTACTGAGGCTAATACTCTTTCAGTGAACTTTCTTAGCTGT GTGGAAGCAGAGGTTTTGAGGCTTGAACAACTAAAAGTAATCAAGATGAAAGAACTAATCTTGAGGAAAAAAGCAGAACTCAAAGAGCTTGGTCGACGAGCTCATTTGGTGGTTGAGGCAGAAAATGGAGCTGAAGTTGCAATTAGTGCAATTGAATCTG GAGCTATTGATGCTTGCTTAGTTTTGGAACAGATAGGGTGCCAAATAGCAACAGTTAAAGAGGAAGCTTTTAACAGGAAAGATATTCTTGAAAGAGTAGAAAAATGGTTAACGGCATGCGAGGAGGAAGCATGGTTGGAGGAGTATAATAGG GATGAGAATCGATACAATGCTGGAAGGGGTGCACATCTAACGCTTAAGCGTGCTGAGAAAGCTCGTGCTCTAGTTAACAAGATTCCAG GAATCGTAGATACTTTGGTAGCCAAAATTACACAGTGGGAGAAGGAAAGAGCCATTGGATTCACATATGATGGC GTGCGGCTTCTTTCGATGCTGGAAAAGTACGCCATAGTTAGGCAAGAGAAAGAGCAAGAGCGGAAGAGGCAAAGG GATCAGAAGAAACTCCAAGGCCAACTGATAGCTGAGCAGGAAGCCCTCTACGGTTCAAAACCAAGCCCTTCAAAGCCTCAAAGTGCCAAGAAAGTAGGTCCAAACCGAAGGCTATCTCTTGGTGGGGCAGCAGCATTGCAGACTCCTAAATCTGATTACATGCATTCTGCAAAGTCCACTCGCTCCGTAAAGATGACAGATGATCTCG GTGCAAAGGGATTAGATATTGCTGGCCTTCCTGTGAAGAAGCTGTCATATAATAACGCCATGACTACATATCAAGGAGTGCAACGCAAACCTTTCGCGCCCGTAGCTCCAGTCAACTCCATTCCATTGACGCCATCTAAATCCCTCATTGCCAATGCTTTAGAAGAGAACAAGATCCCGAACGCAATGCTGTCCCCGACCCCAAAAACTCCAGCGACAGCTGCAGCAGTGCTAATGCATGTGGCTACAACACCTGCCCCAACCTGCCTTTTCAATGAAGCTCTGGTGAAGGTAGTAGCACCTGTGGATGAAACTGAGTATTCGTTTGAGGAGAGAAGGCTTGCATTCTATGTTGGTGGTAAATGA
- the LOC122022401 gene encoding 65-kDa microtubule-associated protein 3-like isoform X1: MARVSTDQLLQLETTCGSLLYELQIIWDEVGETDTERDKMLLELERECLEVYRRKVDQANRCRAQLRQAIADSEAELATICSSMGEPPVHTRQSIQKVGSLKEELKSITPQLEEMRKRKGERLNQFSEVEQQIRNISVEIMATEYNPSRHVVDESDLSIRKLEELCRYLESLQKEKSDRLKQIMDHLSTLNALCSVLGVDFKETIREIHPSLDDAKASKSVCSATIERLATAIGRLRDIKIERMQKLQDFASTMLELWNLMDTPIEEQQFFQNVACNIAASEEEITEANTLSVNFLSCVEAEVLRLEQLKVIKMKELILRKKAELKELGRRAHLVVEAENGAEVAISAIESGAIDACLVLEQIGCQIATVKEEAFNRKDILERVEKWLTACEEEAWLEEYNRDENRYNAGRGAHLTLKRAEKARALVNKIPGIVDTLVAKITQWEKERAIGFTYDGVRLLSMLEKYAIVRQEKEQERKRQRDQKKLQGQLIAEQEALYGSKPSPSKPQSAKKVGPNRRLSLGGAAALQTPKSDYMHSAKSTRSVKMTDDLGTLSPGAKGLDIAGLPVKKLSYNNAMTTYQGVQRKPFAPVAPVNSIPLTPSKSLIANALEENKIPNAMLSPTPKTPATAAAVLMHVATTPAPTCLFNEALVKVVAPVDETEYSFEERRLAFYVGGK, translated from the exons ATGGCTCGTGTATCTACCGATCAGCTATTACAATTGGAGACAACATGTGGATCTCTTCTATACGAGCTTCAG ATTATATGGGACGAGGTAGGTGAGACTGATACAGAAAGGGACAAGATGCTACTTGAACTAGAACGGGAGTGCCTTGAGGTGTATAGAAGAAAGGTTGATCAGGCTAACCGTTGTAGGGCTCAGCTGCGACAAGCAATTGCTGACTCTGAAGCTGAGCTTGCAACCATATGTTCTTCAATGGGTGAGCCGCCAGTTCACACGAGGCAG TCCATTCAAAAAGTAGGCAGTTTAAAAGAGGAGCTGAAGTCCATAACACCGCAACTAGAGGAGATGAGAAAGAGGAAAGGTGAGAGATTGAATCAATTTTCAGAAGTAGAGCAACAGATAAGAAATATCTCAGTTGAGATCATGGCTACTGAGTACAACCCATCGAGGCATGTTGTTGATGAATCTGATTTATCCATTAGAAAGCTTGAAGAATTGTGCAGATACCTAGAGTCGCTGCAAAAGGAGAAG AGTGACCGCTTGAAACAGATCATGGATCACTTGTCAACTCTGAATGCTTTATGTTCTGTTCTTGGTGTTGATTTCAAAGAAACAATAAGAGAGATACACCCTAGTTTAGATGATGCTAAAGCTTCCAAGAGTGTCTGCAGTGCCACAATTGAAAGGCTTGCTACTGCCATTGGCAGATTAAGAGACATTAAGATAGAGAGGATGCAGAAG CTTCAAGATTTTGCATCTACAATGCTGGAGTTATGGAATTTGATGGATACGCCTATTGAAGAGCAACAGTTTTTTCAGAACGTTGCCTGCAACATAGCTGCTTCAGAAGAAGAAATTACTGAGGCTAATACTCTTTCAGTGAACTTTCTTAGCTGT GTGGAAGCAGAGGTTTTGAGGCTTGAACAACTAAAAGTAATCAAGATGAAAGAACTAATCTTGAGGAAAAAAGCAGAACTCAAAGAGCTTGGTCGACGAGCTCATTTGGTGGTTGAGGCAGAAAATGGAGCTGAAGTTGCAATTAGTGCAATTGAATCTG GAGCTATTGATGCTTGCTTAGTTTTGGAACAGATAGGGTGCCAAATAGCAACAGTTAAAGAGGAAGCTTTTAACAGGAAAGATATTCTTGAAAGAGTAGAAAAATGGTTAACGGCATGCGAGGAGGAAGCATGGTTGGAGGAGTATAATAGG GATGAGAATCGATACAATGCTGGAAGGGGTGCACATCTAACGCTTAAGCGTGCTGAGAAAGCTCGTGCTCTAGTTAACAAGATTCCAG GAATCGTAGATACTTTGGTAGCCAAAATTACACAGTGGGAGAAGGAAAGAGCCATTGGATTCACATATGATGGC GTGCGGCTTCTTTCGATGCTGGAAAAGTACGCCATAGTTAGGCAAGAGAAAGAGCAAGAGCGGAAGAGGCAAAGG GATCAGAAGAAACTCCAAGGCCAACTGATAGCTGAGCAGGAAGCCCTCTACGGTTCAAAACCAAGCCCTTCAAAGCCTCAAAGTGCCAAGAAAGTAGGTCCAAACCGAAGGCTATCTCTTGGTGGGGCAGCAGCATTGCAGACTCCTAAATCTGATTACATGCATTCTGCAAAGTCCACTCGCTCCGTAAAGATGACAGATGATCTCGGTACACTTTCTCCCG GTGCAAAGGGATTAGATATTGCTGGCCTTCCTGTGAAGAAGCTGTCATATAATAACGCCATGACTACATATCAAGGAGTGCAACGCAAACCTTTCGCGCCCGTAGCTCCAGTCAACTCCATTCCATTGACGCCATCTAAATCCCTCATTGCCAATGCTTTAGAAGAGAACAAGATCCCGAACGCAATGCTGTCCCCGACCCCAAAAACTCCAGCGACAGCTGCAGCAGTGCTAATGCATGTGGCTACAACACCTGCCCCAACCTGCCTTTTCAATGAAGCTCTGGTGAAGGTAGTAGCACCTGTGGATGAAACTGAGTATTCGTTTGAGGAGAGAAGGCTTGCATTCTATGTTGGTGGTAAATGA
- the LOC122022401 gene encoding 65-kDa microtubule-associated protein 3-like isoform X3, whose translation MRKRKGERLNQFSEVEQQIRNISVEIMATEYNPSRHVVDESDLSIRKLEELCRYLESLQKEKSDRLKQIMDHLSTLNALCSVLGVDFKETIREIHPSLDDAKASKSVCSATIERLATAIGRLRDIKIERMQKLQDFASTMLELWNLMDTPIEEQQFFQNVACNIAASEEEITEANTLSVNFLSCVEAEVLRLEQLKVIKMKELILRKKAELKELGRRAHLVVEAENGAEVAISAIESGAIDACLVLEQIGCQIATVKEEAFNRKDILERVEKWLTACEEEAWLEEYNRDENRYNAGRGAHLTLKRAEKARALVNKIPGIVDTLVAKITQWEKERAIGFTYDGVRLLSMLEKYAIVRQEKEQERKRQRDQKKLQGQLIAEQEALYGSKPSPSKPQSAKKVGPNRRLSLGGAAALQTPKSDYMHSAKSTRSVKMTDDLGTLSPGAKGLDIAGLPVKKLSYNNAMTTYQGVQRKPFAPVAPVNSIPLTPSKSLIANALEENKIPNAMLSPTPKTPATAAAVLMHVATTPAPTCLFNEALVKVVAPVDETEYSFEERRLAFYVGGK comes from the exons ATGAGAAAGAGGAAAGGTGAGAGATTGAATCAATTTTCAGAAGTAGAGCAACAGATAAGAAATATCTCAGTTGAGATCATGGCTACTGAGTACAACCCATCGAGGCATGTTGTTGATGAATCTGATTTATCCATTAGAAAGCTTGAAGAATTGTGCAGATACCTAGAGTCGCTGCAAAAGGAGAAG AGTGACCGCTTGAAACAGATCATGGATCACTTGTCAACTCTGAATGCTTTATGTTCTGTTCTTGGTGTTGATTTCAAAGAAACAATAAGAGAGATACACCCTAGTTTAGATGATGCTAAAGCTTCCAAGAGTGTCTGCAGTGCCACAATTGAAAGGCTTGCTACTGCCATTGGCAGATTAAGAGACATTAAGATAGAGAGGATGCAGAAG CTTCAAGATTTTGCATCTACAATGCTGGAGTTATGGAATTTGATGGATACGCCTATTGAAGAGCAACAGTTTTTTCAGAACGTTGCCTGCAACATAGCTGCTTCAGAAGAAGAAATTACTGAGGCTAATACTCTTTCAGTGAACTTTCTTAGCTGT GTGGAAGCAGAGGTTTTGAGGCTTGAACAACTAAAAGTAATCAAGATGAAAGAACTAATCTTGAGGAAAAAAGCAGAACTCAAAGAGCTTGGTCGACGAGCTCATTTGGTGGTTGAGGCAGAAAATGGAGCTGAAGTTGCAATTAGTGCAATTGAATCTG GAGCTATTGATGCTTGCTTAGTTTTGGAACAGATAGGGTGCCAAATAGCAACAGTTAAAGAGGAAGCTTTTAACAGGAAAGATATTCTTGAAAGAGTAGAAAAATGGTTAACGGCATGCGAGGAGGAAGCATGGTTGGAGGAGTATAATAGG GATGAGAATCGATACAATGCTGGAAGGGGTGCACATCTAACGCTTAAGCGTGCTGAGAAAGCTCGTGCTCTAGTTAACAAGATTCCAG GAATCGTAGATACTTTGGTAGCCAAAATTACACAGTGGGAGAAGGAAAGAGCCATTGGATTCACATATGATGGC GTGCGGCTTCTTTCGATGCTGGAAAAGTACGCCATAGTTAGGCAAGAGAAAGAGCAAGAGCGGAAGAGGCAAAGG GATCAGAAGAAACTCCAAGGCCAACTGATAGCTGAGCAGGAAGCCCTCTACGGTTCAAAACCAAGCCCTTCAAAGCCTCAAAGTGCCAAGAAAGTAGGTCCAAACCGAAGGCTATCTCTTGGTGGGGCAGCAGCATTGCAGACTCCTAAATCTGATTACATGCATTCTGCAAAGTCCACTCGCTCCGTAAAGATGACAGATGATCTCGGTACACTTTCTCCCG GTGCAAAGGGATTAGATATTGCTGGCCTTCCTGTGAAGAAGCTGTCATATAATAACGCCATGACTACATATCAAGGAGTGCAACGCAAACCTTTCGCGCCCGTAGCTCCAGTCAACTCCATTCCATTGACGCCATCTAAATCCCTCATTGCCAATGCTTTAGAAGAGAACAAGATCCCGAACGCAATGCTGTCCCCGACCCCAAAAACTCCAGCGACAGCTGCAGCAGTGCTAATGCATGTGGCTACAACACCTGCCCCAACCTGCCTTTTCAATGAAGCTCTGGTGAAGGTAGTAGCACCTGTGGATGAAACTGAGTATTCGTTTGAGGAGAGAAGGCTTGCATTCTATGTTGGTGGTAAATGA
- the LOC122023071 gene encoding uncharacterized protein LOC122023071, translating to MISGGPTDGDSCRAHKSHERRLEIHAVGCSQEQDAGPVISFGPQDLEGLELPHDDALIIKAVIANRRVARVFVDTGSSINVLFISAFEEMQIDASELQPVATSLYGFTGNEVKTMGQIKLAISLGSEPLIRTRRSTFIVVDSPSSYNVILGRLALHEFRVAVFIFHQKIKFPVGEQVSEVRGEQKVSRRCYIDMVKVEAHKAQRTHDGVVHAIQKEPMPIAEEPIPCEEIQLYSERLETLTRIAGDLPPELKEDLIQCLIRNRDVFTWSTEELLGVKSEVAKHRIDQLVDSTTGCERICMLDVYQGYHQIPLAVEDQEKVSFITADGTFCYTVMPFGLRNVGATYQRMMDKIFREQAGHNVEVYVDDILIKSLLAANLIADVEETCGTLQ from the exons ATGATCTCCGGAGGACCCACCGACGGGGATTCGTGTAGGGCACATAAATCCCATGAGCGTcgattggagattcatgcggtAGGGTGTAGCCAAGAGCAAGATGCTGGCCCTGTCATCAGCTTTGGGCCCCAAGACTTGGAGGGACTGGAGctgccccatgatgatgccctcatcatcaagGCTGTTATTGCCAATCGTCGAGTGGCCAGAGTCTTCGTTGACACTGGCAGCTCTATCAACGTATTATTCATATCTGCTTTTGAAGAAATGCAAATCGACGCTAGCGAGCTTCAGCCGGTGGCCACTTCTTTATATGGTTTTACTGGCAACGAAGTAAAAACCATGGGCCAGATCAAGTTGGCCATATCCTTGGGAAGTGAGCCTCTAATAAGAACCAGGAGGAGTACCTTTATCGTGGTAGACTCGCCCTCCTCTTACAATGTTATTTTAGGCCGACTAGCCTTGCATGAATTCAGGGTCGCCGTCTTTatcttccaccagaagatcaagttccccgttggAGAGCAGGTCAGTGAAGTTAGAGGGGAGCAAAAGGTCTCTCGGCGATGCTATATTGACATGGTCAAGGTCGAGGCTCACAAGGCGCAGAGGACTCATGACGGGGTTGTTCATGCCATTCAGAAGGAGCCTATGCCTATAGCGGAAGAGCCCATCCCCTGTGAAGAGATCCAATTATATTCTGAGCGCCTGGAGACTCTCACTCGCATAGCCGGGGACCTGCCGCCCGAGCTGAAAGAAGACTTGATCCAGTGCTTGATCCGTAATAGGGATGTCTTCACCTGGTCCACTGAAGAACTACTAGGGGTCAAGTCTGAAGTAGCAAAACACAG aatcgatcaattggtggactcaACTACCGGCTGTGAAAGAATCTGCATGCTGGACGTTTATCAGGGGTACCATCAAATCCCCTTGGCcgtggaagatcaagagaaggttagttttatcACGGCAGATGGTACCTTCTGCTACACTGTCATGCCTTTTGGGCTCAGGAATGTTGGAGCCAcctatcaaaggatgatggacaagatcttccgGGAGCAGGCCGGGCACAATGtagaagtttatgtagatgacatactcatcAAGTCTCTCTTAGCTGCAAATCTGATAGCTGATGTGGAGGAGACCTGTGGCACCCTCCAGTAG